The following is a genomic window from Pseudomonas lurida.
TACGTCGCGGTGTTTTCCGATATCAGCGCCATCAAGGACTCCGAGCACGAACTGGCGCACCTCGCGCATCACGACCCGTTGACCGACTTGCCCAACCGCCTGCTGTTCACTGACCGCGCCGAGCAGGCGCTGGCCTCGGCGCAGATCCATAAGCGCGGTTGCGCCCTGCTGTTGCTGGACCTGGACCACTTCAAGATCATCAACGACAGCCTGGGCCATAACGTCGGCGACCAGTTGCTCAAACTGGTCGGCGAGCGGCTCCAGGCGCTGTTTGGCCCCGGCGTGACCCTGGCGCGCCTGGGTGGCGATGAATTCGCCGTGCTGGCGGAAAGTTGTCCACAGGTGGCGCAAGCGGCCGGCTTGGCGCAACGCATGCTGGATGCGATGAAACAACCATTCATCTTTGACGGCCATCAGCTGTTTATCAGTGCCAGTATCGGTATCAGCCTCTTCCCCAACGACGCGCTCAGCGCCGAACAGTTGCTGCGCAACGCCGATTCCGCGCTGTTCAAGGCCAAGAGCGCTGGCCGCGAAAGCTACGCCTTGTACACCGAAGAACTGACTGCCCATGCACAGAACCGTGTGGAAATCGCCAGCGAGCTGCGCCGCGCCCTTGAGCAGCAAGAGCTGTGCGTCTACTACCAGCCGGTGCACGACCTCAACGGCAGCCGCCTGATCGGCGTCGAAGCGCTGGTGCGCTGGCAGCACCCGGAGCGAGGCCTGGTGCCGCCTGGTGAATTTATCCCGATTGCCGAGCGCACCGGGCTGATTGCCGACATCGACGCCTGGGTGATGGACCAGGCTTGCCGGCAGATGTGCGACTGGCTGGGGCAGGGCGCACCGTTGGGTTTTATCGCGATCAACGTGTCCAGCCGCCTGTTTGCCCGGCGCGAACTGTACGAACAGGTTGCCCAGGTCTTGCACCAGACCGGTCTGGACCCGGCCTTCCTGGAATTGGAAGTCACCGAAAGCGCAGTGATGGATGACCCGGAAGTGGCGCTGGAGCAACTGCACCGCCTGCGCGAACTGGGCCTGCGGCTGGCCATCGATGATTTTGGCACCGGTTATTCGTCGCTGTTGCGCCTCAAGCGCCTGCCGGTGCAGAAGCTCAAGATCGACCAAGGCTTTGTCGCCGGGTTGCCCTGGGATGAAGATGACGCCGCCATCGTGCGCGTGGTGATCGCCCTGGCCAAAAGCATGGGCATGCAGGTGCATGCCGAAGGGATCGAGCAGGTGGAGCAGGCGCGGTTCCTGCTCGACCAGCAGTGCGACATGGGGCAGGGGTATTGGTTTGGCCGGCCAGTGCCGGCGGGCGAGATCGATTGGTCGCGAGCACCCGCCATTCGAGGGTGAAATGCGGCCAGCAGGGGGGCGCGGGCGTGCTCGCCAATGCGGTGTTCCGGTAGGCGACGCGATGACCGAACGAGCGCTTTCGCGAGCCCGCCCGCTCCCACATCGGGAGCTGCTCAAGGCTTTATTTCATCACCCAAACACGAAAAACGTCCGCAACCCCACGCCGCACCAGAAAATTCTTTCTGGTTATATAAACATTCTTAAATAGTATTTTTAAGAATATCCGCGCTTATCTACTATCGCCCTCACGCCGCAAGCAGTGCCGCCACTGCAAGGCACGCACTATTCATTTCAGGAGCGAGACCATGAGCGCATCTCTACGTAGCGTCGACGGCCAGGACGAAGCAACCATTTTGCGTGAGATCCAGAGCGCCCTGCGCGATCTGCGGTTTGGCGCAGTGGAAATCACCGTGCATAACGCGCAAGTGGTACAGATTGAACGCAAGGAAAAATTCCGTCTGCAGAACCCGGGTAACAAACCGAGCTAGGCAAGAACGGCGATTCGCATGCTAGACCCGCAACTATAAGAAAAAGCCAACACCCCAGAATTTCAGGAGCTTCTATGTCGTCGATTCGCCGTTATGCCCTGGCCGCCCTGGCCAGCGCCGTGTTTGCAGGTTCCGCGGTTGCCAAGGACTACGAGTTGCTCAACGTCTCGTACGACCCTACCCGTGAGCTGTACCAGGACTACAACGCGGAGTTCACCAACTTCTGGAAACAGTCCCACCCAGGTGACAACGTCAAGATCCAGCAATCCCACGGTGGTTCGGGCAAACAAGGCCGTGCCGTGATCGACGGCCTGCGCGCCGACGTGGTCACCCTGGCCCTGGCCGGCGACATCGACGAGATCGCCAAGCTGGGCAAGACCCTGCCCGAAAACTGGCAGACCCGCCTACCGGACGCCAGCACCCCGTACACCTCGACCATCGTGTTCCTGGTGCGCAAGGGCAACCCTAAAGGCATCAAGGATTGGG
Proteins encoded in this region:
- the oscA gene encoding sulfur starvation response protein OscA; translated protein: MSASLRSVDGQDEATILREIQSALRDLRFGAVEITVHNAQVVQIERKEKFRLQNPGNKPS
- the dibA gene encoding phosphodiesterase DibA; protein product: MLFSYRGALRVGLVYLLVSVLWIGLTQRLLIEFLDNPSDLNHWLQVRGYVWVALSALAIYLLCARFARAHQLQQPLEENRERLRQAAAVFDCTREGVLVTDARGLIVHVNRAFMEITGYRREDVMGQQPSLFKSGRHSSNFYQQMFQSLERTGEWSGEIWNRRKSGEIYPQWQTIRVIHDDHGKVSHYVAVFSDISAIKDSEHELAHLAHHDPLTDLPNRLLFTDRAEQALASAQIHKRGCALLLLDLDHFKIINDSLGHNVGDQLLKLVGERLQALFGPGVTLARLGGDEFAVLAESCPQVAQAAGLAQRMLDAMKQPFIFDGHQLFISASIGISLFPNDALSAEQLLRNADSALFKAKSAGRESYALYTEELTAHAQNRVEIASELRRALEQQELCVYYQPVHDLNGSRLIGVEALVRWQHPERGLVPPGEFIPIAERTGLIADIDAWVMDQACRQMCDWLGQGAPLGFIAINVSSRLFARRELYEQVAQVLHQTGLDPAFLELEVTESAVMDDPEVALEQLHRLRELGLRLAIDDFGTGYSSLLRLKRLPVQKLKIDQGFVAGLPWDEDDAAIVRVVIALAKSMGMQVHAEGIEQVEQARFLLDQQCDMGQGYWFGRPVPAGEIDWSRAPAIRG